The proteins below come from a single Parageobacillus thermoglucosidasius genomic window:
- the xylA gene encoding xylose isomerase codes for MPYFDNISTIAYEGPASKNPLAFKFYNPEEKVGDKTMEEHLRFSVAYWHTFTGDGSDPFGAGNMIRPWNKYSGMDLAKARVEAAFEFFEKLNIPFFCFHDVDIAPEGETLKETYKNLDIIVDMIEEYMKTSKTKLLWNTANLFTHPRFVHGAATSCNADVFAYAAAKVKKGLEIAKRLGAENYVFWGGREGYETLLNTDMKLELDNLARFLHMAVDYAKEIGFDGQFLIEPKPKEPTKHQYDFDVATALAFLQTYGLKDYFKFNIEANHATLAGHTFEHELRVARIHGMLGSVDANQGDMLLGWDTDEFPTDLYSTTLAMYEILKNGGLGRGGLNFDAKVRRGSFEPEDLFYAHIAGMDSFAVGLKVAHRLIEDRVFDEFIEERYKSYTEGIGREIVEGTADFHKLEAHALQLGEIQNQSGRQERLKTLLNQYLLEVCAAR; via the coding sequence ATGCCTTATTTTGACAACATCAGCACCATCGCCTATGAAGGACCGGCGTCTAAAAATCCGCTTGCGTTTAAGTTTTACAATCCGGAAGAAAAAGTCGGCGATAAAACAATGGAAGAGCATTTGCGTTTTTCGGTTGCGTATTGGCATACGTTTACAGGAGATGGATCAGATCCGTTTGGGGCTGGCAATATGATCCGTCCATGGAACAAATACAGCGGAATGGATTTGGCCAAAGCGCGTGTTGAAGCTGCTTTTGAGTTTTTTGAAAAATTAAATATTCCATTTTTCTGTTTCCATGATGTGGATATTGCCCCAGAAGGAGAAACATTAAAAGAAACATATAAAAATTTAGATATTATCGTAGACATGATTGAGGAATATATGAAAACAAGCAAAACGAAGCTGCTTTGGAATACGGCGAACTTATTTACCCATCCTCGCTTTGTCCATGGCGCCGCCACTTCTTGCAACGCCGATGTTTTTGCCTATGCAGCGGCCAAAGTAAAAAAAGGGTTGGAAATTGCGAAGCGGCTAGGAGCGGAAAACTACGTATTTTGGGGCGGACGAGAAGGATATGAAACACTATTAAATACCGATATGAAACTTGAGCTGGACAACTTGGCCCGCTTCTTGCATATGGCGGTGGATTATGCGAAAGAAATCGGGTTTGACGGGCAATTTTTAATTGAGCCGAAGCCGAAAGAGCCGACGAAACACCAATATGACTTTGATGTTGCGACAGCATTGGCATTTTTGCAAACATACGGACTGAAAGATTACTTTAAGTTCAATATTGAAGCGAACCATGCAACGTTGGCGGGACATACGTTTGAACATGAATTGCGGGTAGCGCGCATTCATGGCATGTTAGGCTCTGTTGACGCAAACCAAGGAGATATGTTGTTAGGATGGGATACGGACGAATTCCCGACAGACTTATATTCTACGACTTTGGCAATGTATGAAATTTTGAAAAACGGCGGCCTTGGCCGTGGCGGTTTGAATTTTGATGCGAAAGTAAGAAGAGGATCGTTTGAGCCGGAAGATTTGTTCTATGCCCATATCGCCGGAATGGACAGTTTTGCGGTTGGATTAAAAGTAGCCCATCGGTTAATAGAAGACCGCGTTTTTGATGAGTTTATTGAAGAACGGTACAAAAGTTATACAGAAGGAATTGGCCGGGAAATCGTCGAAGGAACGGCAGATTTCCACAAATTAGAAGCACATGCTTTACAACTAGGGGAAATCCAAAATCAATCGGGCAGACAAGAACGGCTGAAAACATTGCTTAACCAATATTTGCTTGAAGTTTGCGCAGCCCGTTAA